The following proteins are encoded in a genomic region of bacterium:
- the glnA gene encoding type I glutamate--ammonia ligase, producing MKTKDDILKLVKENRVKFIRLWFTDIVGQLKSFAITDKELERALENGMGFDGSSITGYQDIEESDMIAMPDCETFQLLPWMPKEDAVARMFCDILIPGGKAYEGDPRYVLKRALDRMRKIGFDHYYIGPELEYFYFNSSDSTEVLDKGGYFDLTTLDAGSDLRRETILALEAMGIDIEYSHHEVGQSQHEIDMRFCDALQMADNVMTYRLVVKEIAQKFGVYATFMPKPIFGQNGSGMHTHQSLFKGEKNAFFDKDDKYHLTDIAKRFIAGQLKHAKEMSAVFAQWVNSYKRLVPGYEAPVYIAWSNRNRSALIRIPVYHPGKEQSTRAELRCPDPACNPYLTFAVMLNAGLDGIENGYELEEPMEKNLYHLSDEERKELGISSLPGSLGEAVVIAEKSELVKKTLGNHVFPRFIELKKKEWEEYRIQVTEYELEKYLSIL from the coding sequence ATATTGTTGGGCAATTAAAGAGCTTTGCCATAACAGACAAAGAGCTTGAGCGGGCATTAGAAAATGGAATGGGCTTTGATGGCTCATCTATTACAGGTTATCAGGATATTGAGGAGAGCGATATGATTGCAATGCCAGATTGTGAGACATTTCAATTGCTTCCCTGGATGCCAAAAGAAGATGCTGTGGCAAGGATGTTCTGTGATATTTTAATCCCAGGAGGGAAGGCGTATGAGGGAGACCCAAGGTATGTCTTAAAAAGGGCATTGGATAGAATGAGAAAGATTGGTTTTGACCATTACTATATTGGACCAGAGCTTGAATATTTCTATTTTAATTCATCTGATTCCACAGAGGTTCTTGATAAGGGAGGATATTTTGACTTAACAACCCTTGATGCAGGAAGTGATTTAAGGAGGGAAACAATTCTTGCCCTAGAGGCAATGGGAATAGATATAGAGTATAGCCACCATGAGGTAGGTCAAAGCCAACATGAGATTGATATGAGGTTTTGTGATGCTTTGCAGATGGCAGACAATGTTATGACCTATCGCCTGGTAGTAAAAGAAATAGCCCAAAAATTTGGTGTCTATGCAACATTTATGCCAAAGCCTATATTTGGCCAGAATGGCTCTGGAATGCATACACATCAATCTTTATTTAAAGGAGAAAAAAATGCCTTTTTTGATAAGGACGACAAATACCATCTAACAGATATTGCCAAGAGATTCATTGCAGGCCAATTAAAGCATGCAAAGGAGATGTCCGCTGTTTTTGCCCAATGGGTAAATTCTTACAAGAGGCTTGTCCCTGGCTATGAGGCACCTGTTTATATTGCCTGGAGCAATAGGAATAGGTCAGCTCTAATTAGAATTCCCGTCTATCATCCAGGGAAAGAGCAGTCAACACGGGCAGAGCTAAGATGCCCAGATCCTGCCTGTAATCCATACCTTACATTTGCTGTTATGTTGAATGCTGGATTGGATGGAATAGAGAATGGATATGAATTAGAAGAACCAATGGAGAAAAACCTTTATCATTTAAGCGATGAGGAAAGAAAAGAATTAGGGATTTCCTCATTACCAGGAAGCCTAGGTGAGGCAGTTGTAATCGCAGAAAAAAGCGAGCTTGTTAAAAAGACATTAGGAAATCATGTCTTTCCAAGGTTCATTGAGCTAAAGAAAAAGGAATGGGAAGAATACCGGATTCAGGTTACAGAATATGAGCTAGAAAAGTATCTTTCTATTTTGTAA